cggaccgggtctgtgcacccctaacGAAAACACTAATAATAAACAGACTAGTAATAGCTATTCTCTATGTGTCACCAACGACTAAACCCAGTTTGTACCAATCAACCATTAACACAAAATAAACATGCAACAGAACCATCACTAAATTCAGACATCTCTAACTAAAAATCATCATAGAGCCAATTAAAGCAACATATTCTCACACACTAAAATGATAAAGGAACATTCATACAAATTCTTGGTcactccaaaccctaccctaaatCAGATGAACACTAAGACCACGACATTAGGAATACATCACAACATAGAATAACTTAAAATTCATGAAAAAAATTTCATCCTTATCTCGCACTGTCGCAATGGCTTCTTTCACTATCAATGCTGCTCTATGATACGATCAATTCTGCATTCAGTAGCAGCAACTCCTCTATTATAATCATCAACCAACACTAACGAATGTTGATGGGGTGGTTCAGAACTTGGGTGAGAGACCTAGAGCATACCTTGAAGGAGACGATATGTTTTGGAGCGAAACAAAGAGAGATGGTTGATATGAGAGGGAGTAAGGCTTTGCAACGTTTGAATATCTCTTCTGAAGAATAAACGACTACGTTTCAAGGCTAGGAGAGCATTGTATCAAAACCGTGTCGTTTTGATTGTATGCCACGCTGGTAGTTAACTACACATACACGTCAGCAAACATTTGCGAACTCAGCGAAAGCGATGATGGAAGGACAAACGTGATTAAGTAGAGTATCTTTTGGGGATGAAttcgattaattttatcttttggagacaaaaataaaaatcgaGGTATGTTTAGgaacgattttgactattaactcttttATTATAGGAGAATAATAAAACTCTTttacaataatataattaattttttcataaacaacaaatatatattattgtataataACTGATTTTTTGTGTCAATTATACCGTGCTTGCTTGTATCAATTATATATGTTTATAAATAGTGAATTATATTATATAGGCTTCTGTCGTACAATTTCATAATAATCAATCAAATTACATTCATTGGCTATTCTCATAAGCAACCATTATAAGATTACCctgcaattaaaataagaaacttgaaAAATTTCAAAGCTAAAATAATAATTCTTACTAGGAACACATACATTATTTACTTTTGGTTTTGTAGGATTGTATTATATGTAAATACATGGCTCGCCTCATTACCAACTCATAATATTTTTAGTATCACGCGCAATGTTGACTTGAATCAAAATAAGTTCTACATCCCATTCAATAGTAAATGAGATGTATCAACgagttataatttaaatgacatagTTTCTTAATTCTCATTTAGAGGTCTAGAGTCATTATTAAAACTgatgtattaaaaaataaaaggaaaagttATTTTGATACGGGGGAATAGGAACATAGTAAGTCTATAGTTTGGATTTGAAACCTTGACCCTTAACAACATTAATAAGGTATTCAATCTCATCAGAAACCTCTTTCATAGAAGGCCTTTTTTGCCTCTGATCATCCAAGCATGAAGCTGCAAGATAACTCAAAGATTTCATAGTTTCGAGTTCCACATTGCTAGATCCATCTTTAAGCAACGGATCAAGAACCTCCATAAGCCTGTCCTCAACTATTTTCTTCTTAGCATACATTGCCAAGTTCACATTCTCTTCCTCCCTGTTAAAGTCAATAGCCCTCTGAGCAGTGAGTAGCTCCATTAACACAACTCCAAAGCTATAAACATCACTCTTATCGGTCAGTTGAAAGTTTCGGTAGTATTCCGGATCAAGGTATCCAAGAGTCCCCTGCGCACTCGTAAAGATATGACTCTTGTTTTCTTCAGCTAATTCAACAAGCCTAGACAAGCCGAAATCAGAAACCTTGGCATCAAACTTGTCATCAAGAAGAATATTGCTAGATTTTACATCTCGGTGGTAGATTGGGGGCACGGCGGCAGAGTGAAGATATGAAAGTCCTTCCGCTGTTTGGTGTGCGATTTTTAGTCTTGTGTGCCATTTAAGTGGTTGCCTTTCGCCTACTCCGACCAAAGGGAGACGATGGAGGTAATCAAAGAGTGTCCCATTAGAAACATACTCATAAATTAGTAAAGGGTGCTTTAGCTCCAAGCAACAACCAAGGAGTCTCACTAGGCTTCTGTGGTTAACTTGGCAGAGTACCCTAACTTCATTTTGGATTTGATCAATGCCTTTTGTGCTTCCAAGCTTGGCACGCTTGATGGCAGTTATGGATCCGTCATCAAAGGTGCCTTTGAACACTTCGCCGAAGCCACCAGAGCCGATGAGGTTTTCTTCGGCGAAGTTGTTGGTTGCTTTCCTGATCTCTCTGCCCGTGAAGATCCTTGATGACAATGGAGTTGCTTTGGCACTTGTgagtatttctttcttctttttgttcaaggttttctttgcttttttcttCATTTCAATTTGCTTCTTGTATAAAAGGGCTCCAATTACTACTGCAATGGTGATTATTCCACCTAAGGAAGCAGCCACAGctgaaaacaataaattttaggaATGTCAATTACGAAAAAGAAGTGGTGTTATTTGAATATCAACGAGTTAGAGGCAATCTAACATCACGAAAATAACTCAAACatgaaaaagatatcaaaacttaaatttttaaataatatcataTGATACAAATAAATGTCTGTATGCaatctataattatatataattataaaaatgttcAAAAGACGTATTGCTTATTTgcttttaaagaaaaaagatgtatttataaaaaaaaggaaagaagataatatatttatcacaaaaaagaatttaaaaggaAAAACAAGGTTAGCTCAATGCATGGGAGCCATTAACCATAGTACAAAAGTGAGCTTTTATTTGATAATAGATAGAAGGCATCAATACCAGCCATGGCCATTTTCTTTATCTGTCGAGCTTTGCAGCGGGTGCCCTTTTCATGTCCTTTGCACTTTTTATCTAAAATTtcaacaattctttttcaaagtaaaaattagcaagaaattagaattaattaatcaaaaatatttgataaataaaaaatttaatcaaaatcaaccaaaatttattttatttaatatttattaattattataataattaataaatattaaataaaataagttttgacatttttttctaatattactaTTAATTAATAACATTCTTATAGCTATAATTATTTTCTTGCTATATATATCGTAGGAATGAATCCAAATTTAAACTTAGGATTTCATATACATATTAGCTAAATTACTTATAATTAACTTGTACGGTTTATCGAAAAAATATTTTGCACTAATATTTAAAGAGTAAtgattgaaatttttaatttattctcttaATTATTCTGTTAATGTGTCAGAGTAACAAAAATATTTGATCCACCATTATATTTTATCGCAAATAACTTGTAAATTGAAATATATATAACCAATTATCAATTGACAATATTATATGTTCTGGTCCAGTCCATCAAATCTAAGTCCAAGGTTAAGCAGACATCTGATCCGATGGGTTGACGAGAGCCAACCACAAGGCGATTCGAGCGACACCTTCCCCTTTTGCGTGAACTTGGATAGTTGGAGTTAGgtagatggagaggaagctttgAGGAAAGAGGGTCTATTCAGGTGAAAATCACACTAGGGGAGGGTCTTATCCCTTCTCCAGGTACGTCACCTACCTTAACATAAACCTTCCATCTCGTACAGACACTAACTTGGGCGTCAGAGTCCTTTTACAGATGGACCACCCCCTCCATTTTACATACACTACTTGACAATCCGGAGGAGTTACATGCCAAGACCTATCTGTACCTATCTCCCAATTGCCCCACCTTTCTCACCTTCAAACCCAATCCGTTCAACAAGCGAACTACCAAACATAATATAAACCtcttttatactaaaattatatCAACACCATTATTCTTTTATAAGTAGCCAATGAAGCATCTAGCTTATATATAGGTTGTATTTGAAAATGAGActtaaatttagaaatagaaattaaaaaatagagactaaaaaatagaaattatattaaattttttgtattatatttagtataaaatatataaaataaaattatattttaatattatatttgatttaagataaatataaacaataagaggtaaatttaaaatttaaaaatttaaatataagctttttttattaaaaaaatgttattaaaaactttttcaatttctgtctctaaAAAATTTAGCTCCCATATattctcattttttaaaaatatcaaaaaaactaaaattgtatATTCCAaaactgaatttttaattttcgtCTCTCATAGTCAAATACAATACTTAGTTCAAATGTTCTATTCTCTATAGTCTATCGTAGTTCTAGAAAACAAACATAACCATAGGGTTATACTCAATTTACTCATAAGTTTAGCTAACAAATTGTCCTCACTAAGATCCATACTTGCTAGAAATACAAAAAGggaattttattgaaaataagaGAATTTAATCTTTTAATGTCATAAAGCATGTCaacatttcatatttttttttccactaaaagtttttttttttcattttatattttcttagcaaattttattttcttggttAAAATCTATGATATAACTAACTATATATAATTAACATTAAAAAttctatttgtatattaaaatcaatcactaaaattaactactacatattaaataaaaatatatttaattttttttaatatatattttatattttaatatatattttatattagtaactaattttaatatacacctaaCATAGTTAAATCAATATTACCAATAATTTTGCATAAACTTTAGtattataattgttataaacTTTCTAAAACATGGATCAATTGAACACAAGAAAAAGTGTATTAATAATTTGGATCTAACTTAACACTGTTCTAAGAACAATAGAACATTGGTTAAAAAagttaaagtaaaaaattttacttattattttaatataattttaagagaaaaagataaataggttattaattttttcataatgCGTAGACATTTAAATTTTCGaggatttaaaaatacatttaagtccctaacttttttaaaatttggacatATCAATCTTTTATGTTCATTTGGGTTTGTCAGGCCCAACGAAAAATCAAACATGATATTCGTTGTACTGACTTGGTTGATACGAATGTATACGTGAAagggtttttaaaataagacaAATTAGACCGAAAGATTAATGTGTCTAGATTTTAAAAAAGTTagaaacttaaatgtatttttaaattctaaaaaatttaaatgtctaCAAATCAAAAAGTTAAgaatcaatttattattttttttaattttaatgtttttaatgtattaaaaaatttaaaaaataaactctaAATTGAtcctcaaaaaattttaaatcagacACTTTGATctccaataaatttttattaaatagaaGTCTTCCATAATTATTCTCATGGTTCAAATTGGTCCCTCCATTGTTTTAAAAAATAGGCTATTTTgtctttatatataataatattttttggacTTAATTGTCTTATAAACAAATTTGTAAGGACCTATTTATTGAATActgatagaaaaaaatattaatattgacCGAAAGACCAATTTATCTAACAAGAATATTTTTTAGGACTTTTAGATAATAATAGCTTGTTGGGAGACTAAAATATCTTATATATCAAAcattttagaaactaatttgaatgtttatttttaaaaaatttacatttttactaataattatgctatatgattattaaaattaattattaatataaaatatatattaaaatataaaatatatattaaaaataaattaaataattctatatttatatataaatatataatgactaattttgataactaattctaatatacacataatattttttttactaaaacctTTTATTTATAGTATCCTAACAAGTTTTCTAACCGAGACACTTACCGTGACATTATAATCAAGTATAAAGTATAGGAAGAGTTTTAGGTATATCGAAAATATTGATGTTTCAATTGTTTTAActgttaatttgaattataaaaaatatatataatatatattaattaaaattaattattaaaataactaaaatacctaTATTTTCAGATATACCTAGTAACTTTTCTAAAATATAAACCCCAAAAGGtgattaggttttttttttttttttttttactatagcaatttttttatttagaagaGTAGTTACAAATTGTTCGTGTTCTAACACATACATATagctatttataatatttaacgacaaaaaatactaaaagaatattaatatttattattattttttattatttttagtcattaatttatttattttttatttaaaaattcaaccATATATTTTAGTTCTCTCTTTTAACAGGCTTTGAGCTTCAATTTAGCTTTCAACTTACTTGAAATTTGACTCTGAACTTGAGTTTGAGCTTGACCTCCTAGACCTTGACATAACCCATTAGCAGGATCCCACTTGAAGCCAGCAATGCACAAGCACCTTTGCACCCCACCACTTGTGGGACCCACTCCACACTTGGAATTCAACAATGCATTGCAATCCATTGGCCCCTTGCAAACCGGTTCCTGTGGTGCCACCCACTGAATTGCAACCCCTAAATCTGGCCACCCATTCCCTGGTGTCCCCGACACACCGTTAAAGTCCACAAAACTCTGATACGCCGCACAACCACCACTACCGCGAACCCGAACCTCGTACTCCTTGTGGGGCCCACCGGTTTTGTAGGCACAACAAGTTGCCACACGCCCGCACGCGTAGGCATCTTTATGGTCCTTAATGTAACTGTGGCACGGGCTACTTGCGGAGCAGTCGAGTGGCGGCGCGTGAGGCGCGTTGATGGTACAATTCAACAAAATGATAGTGTTGCCGGTGGCAACGGCAAAAGGAAGGGTTTCATTGAGGCGAATGCCTTCAAAATGCAAGTCCGTCGATACACACGCGCTTCTATCAAGTGTGGCAGGTTGGATTATGATATGGCGGGTTGTCGGGTTGATGGATTTGATCATGTAGGATGACCCGGCAAGTGCGTCGAACCACAATATACCTCCGATGCACCGGATTTTATAACTCGGGTCACCGCAGTCCGGTCCGGTGCTTAACGGATATGGAACTGGGTGTGGGCCACAATTCACACACTGACGCGTGGCAGTGCATGATAGCAATAGTGCTGCAATTGTGGCTATTAGCGTAGTAATTTTATGTTGTTTCATTAAAAAGCAGTAAGTGTTGAAACCGGCCACAGAATTGTAAGAAGAAAGCAATAGTTGTTTTATATGCCTATGTTGCTAGTTGCTACatatacattattttttaaaatatcaatttaaagaaaaaattagtaGAAATGGTTTTGGAAGATAAAGAATACTAGTTTGCTATGGTACG
The sequence above is drawn from the Arachis hypogaea cultivar Tifrunner chromosome 4, arahy.Tifrunner.gnm2.J5K5, whole genome shotgun sequence genome and encodes:
- the LOC112794981 gene encoding wall-associated receptor kinase-like 20, which produces MSRSRRSSSNSSSESNFKIVEILDKKCKGHEKGTRCKARQIKKMAMAAVAASLGGIITIAVVIGALLYKKQIEMKKKAKKTLNKKKKEILTSAKATPLSSRIFTGREIRKATNNFAEENLIGSGGFGEVFKGTFDDGSITAIKRAKLGSTKGIDQIQNEVRVLCQVNHRSLVRLLGCCLELKHPLLIYEYVSNGTLFDYLHRLPLVGVGERQPLKWHTRLKIAHQTAEGLSYLHSAAVPPIYHRDVKSSNILLDDKFDAKVSDFGLSRLVELAEENKSHIFTSAQGTLGYLDPEYYRNFQLTDKSDVYSFGVVLMELLTAQRAIDFNREEENVNLAMYAKKKIVEDRLMEVLDPLLKDGSSNVELETMKSLSYLAASCLDDQRQKRPSMKEVSDEIEYLINVVKGQGFKSKL